DNA from Leptospira yasudae:
CCCTTTTCCAATTCTTCCCGAAGGGTAGAAGCGTAAACGACTCCGTTTAAAACCGCGATCCCGCTCACCGCGATGAACCCGACCCCGGCCGGAATACTAAACGGAAGTCCGCGGAACACGAGACCGATGATTCCTCCCGAAACCGCGAGGGGAACCACGATAAAGACGCCTAACGCGTAGTAGATGCTTCCGAACGCGGCCATGAGCATAAAGAAGATGATCGCGAGCGCGATCGGAACGACCAGGGCCAATCTTTCTTTGGCTCGCGTGAAGTTTTCGAACTGACCGCCCCAATCCGTTCTATAACCGGGTGGAAGATTCTTTTCGATTTCTTCGGTGACTTTCTGCGCTTCGTTTACGAAACCGACGAGATCTCTTCCTCGAATGTTGGTTTCGACCATGATTCTTCGTTTGAGCGATTCTCTGTAAATCGCAGCCGGGCCTTCCACGAGTTTGATGTCCGCAACCTGACCGAGAGGAACGGTGGAACCGGAGGAAGTAAAGACGGGGATGTTTTCCACCTGTTCCAAATCCGTAGCGTCGATCTTCAGACGAACGACGAGATCGAATCGTTTGAATCCTTCGAACACCTTTCCGGTTTGTCTTCCGAGACGAAGCGCTTCGACGGTTGCAAGAATTTCTTCCGCCTGTACTCCGTAACGCGCCATGTTTTCGCGATCGACCTTGATTTCGACAAGAGGAAGTCCCAATACTCTTTGAACGCGCAAGTCGGCGACTCCCGGAACTCCTTTGAGTTTGGAGGCGAATTGACCCGCGATGTCCTTGAGTTTGACGAGATCGTCTCCGTAGATTTTAATTACTACGTCGGCTTTCGATCCGGAGAGAAGCGCGTTCACTCTGTTTTCGATCGGCTGCGACAAACTGATCGTGCTCGAAGGAATGAACTTGAGAATTTCATCCTTCATCTTGCTCATGAGTTCTTCGCGATTATCGGCCGTGACCCATTCTTTGCGGGGTTTGAGTTTTACCATCGACTCGCCTTCGTCCGTTCCGATCGGTTCCGCGGCGGATTCGCCTCGTCCCATTTTGGAAACGACGCTGATGACTTCCGGAAATTTTTTTAAGACCGCTTCCATATCGGAATTCGTGTCTCTGGAATAGTTGATCGCAGTGGAAGGAAGACGTTTGATATCGATCGCGATTTCCCCTTCGTCGATCCTCGGTAAGAATTCGGAACCCAAGGTGGAACCGAGTAACAGCGCGAAGACGACGATTCCGACTCCTGCGTAACAGAATTCCTTCTTGCGAGCCATTCCGAAATCGAGAAGAAGTTTGTATTTTTCGGTGATGACGTCCCAGTATTTACTGTGATGAAAAACCGGATTTTTGAAGAGAATGCTTGCCGCGGCCGGAAACGTCGTTAAGGAGAAGAGAAGTGCGGCTCCGAGTGCGAGCGCGACCGTGATCGCCATCGGCTTGAACATTCTTCCTTCCACGCCTTCCAAACTCATCAAAGGAAGATATACGAGCATGATGATCGCGACCGAGAATGTCGCCGCGCGGCCCACTCGAACGCAGGCATCGGTGATGATCTCTTCCGCTGCGAGTTCTCTGTCCTCGAGTTTGGTCTGCATATCGTAGAACGATTTTTTCAGTATGAACCCGTGCAGGATCGATTCGAGCATCACGATTGTCCCGTCGACTAACAACCCGAAGTCGAGCGCTCCGAGAGACATCAAATTTCCCACGATCCCGAACGCGTTCATAAAGATCGTAGCGACGAGCATCGGAATCGGAATCGCCAATGCGACGAGAAGAGCGCCTTTCACCGTTCCGAGCGCGACGATCAGAACGATTACGACGAGGACCGCGGCTTCCGCGAGATTGGTAAAGATGGTGCTGAGAGTTCTTCCGATAAATTCCGAACGATCGTAGAACGTTTCGATTCTCATTCCGGGGGGAAGACGTTCTTTGATCGTTTCAATTTTTAACTTCACACGTTTTACGACTTCGAGAGAGTTTTGGCCCATGAGCATCATGGCAGTAGCTCCGACCACTTCTCCCTTCGAATCTTTCGTAATAAGACCGAAACGAAGCGCGGGACCGATTTCCACTTCCGCGATCTGACCGAGTAAAAGAGGGATCCCGTCTCCGGCCGTCGTTACCGCGGTGTTCTTCAAGTCCGCGATGGATTTATATTGGCTTTCTCCGCGGATAACGATCTGCTCCGCGTTCTTGGAAATGTAACCGCCTCCCGTGTTCTGGTTTGCGGATTCGAGTTTATCATAAATTTGTGATAGAGTTAAGTTGTGAACCGCGAGTCTTCTCGGATCGATCTTGACCTGATATTGACGAACCTGACCGCCGATGATGTTCACGTCGATGATTCCTTCCACGGATTTCACTTCACGAGCGAGTTCCCAATCCATGTACGTCCGCAATTCTTCCGGAGAATGTCTGTCCGACGTTAATACGAACTCGTAGATATCGCCGAGACCCGTTGCGATCGGTGAAAGTTCGGGTCTTCCGTAACCGGGAGGAATGATGGCTTCCGCTTGTTTGATCCGTTCATTGACGAGCTGTCTCGCGAAATAAATATCTGTCCCGTCTTTGAAAATGACAGTCACCGAACTTACGCCCGTTCTCGAAATGGAACGAATTTCGGTGACGTTCGGAAGACCGGTAAACTCCATTTCGATCGGATACGTGATGAACTGCTCGACTTCCAAAGGAGAAAGACCGGGAGAAGCCGTAACCGCGGAAACTTGAACGTTGGTCACGTCGGGGATCGCGTCGATGGAAAGATAGAATGCGTTGTAAATCCCCACGAGGGTAACCATGAAGGTCAGCACCAAAACCAGGGCTCTATTTTTAATGGAGGCGCGGATCAGTTTATCAATCATGTTTGTTGCGGATCTCTAAAAAAGGCGATATGGACAGGAAAGTTCGTTTGGGTCAAAGATGAAAGGTTTTTTTAAACAAGGAAGAAGGGAGGGCGTTTCGAGAAAAGAAATGAAAAAACGGACCCTTTCGATTCTTACGGAGGTCGCTTAATCCCTTGCAAATGACTCGTCCTTCTTCGATACGCCTCGTTTATAATCAATATGCAAAAAAAGGAATAGAATTCCGTATTCAAAACACAACCAGGAAAACGAATCTTCGTAAGGAAACACCGAATAGGCGGAATACGAGACGAAGATCAAACAGGACCAGACGATCGGATAGATGTTCCCGGAAAAAATCGAACAAACGACTAACGGGAGAATGTACCAAGGATGCACCGTGGTCGAGAAAATCAGAAAGATCAAATAGATCGATTCCGCGGTTCGAAATACGTTTTGAAGACCTTCTTCCTTTCGTTTCCAAAAGGAGAATAGAGAGATTGCGACTAACGTGGTCGCTCCGCAGATTTTTCCGGCCGCATAAAAATTCTCTCCGATCCGACGCAGAAATTCCCGTAAAACGTAATATACGCTTCCGTTGAATTCGAAGAGCTGAAAAAAAACTCCCAACCCCGACGTTTTTTGTTTTTGGATCAGTTCCGGAAAAACGGAAAATCCGATCCAAGCAAGCGCGACACAAACCGCGAGAGCCGTCCCCGAAATCCAAAACCCCTGTCGACGCGGATCCGATCGTTTTCCGTTCGCGATGGAAAAAATCAAAAACGGAACCAGAATCAACGGTGTGATTTTGGCGAGAATTCCGCAAAGAAAAAAGGCGCTCGCAAAAAATAGATCCCGAAGTCGACTTTCGTTTTGCCAGCGCGCAAACGAATACAGCGTTCCCGCAAAAAAGAAAACAAGGATGGATTCTGGATGCGCGTTGCCGGTAATTTCCGCAAGGACGAGAGGATTCAGCCAATAGATCAGGATTTTTTCCGAAGCGATTTTGTAGTATATTAGAATCTTATAAAGAATCCAAACCACTCCGAATTCGCTTAACAAAAGCGTAGTTTTCCAAAAAAGAATTCCCGCTTTCACGTTTCCGAAAACGAGCATGGTCTTTGCGGAAAGAAAAAAGAAAAACTGCAGGATCGGCGGATAAACCGAATAGAATTGGGGAGAGTTCATCGACTGCAGAAGTTCGACGGAGAGTTTCCGGGCTTGCGGAGAGAAAACGTCGATCGGAAATTCTTTGGGTAAAAACGCAAAGGGAGAGACACCTTCTTGGATCAAAAGCCCGTCCCATAAAAAACGATACACGTCTTCGGAAAGAATCGGATCGGAAAACAAAAATGCGATTCGTAAAATCAAACCGATTCCGATCCAAAAGCCCAGAGATCTCCGATCGCGATCCCGAACTAAAATCCAAACATACGAGATGAACGCGGGAAGAACAGCAGCCAAAAGAAGAAAAAAATGAGAGCGTTGTTCGA
Protein-coding regions in this window:
- a CDS encoding efflux RND transporter permease subunit, producing the protein MIDKLIRASIKNRALVLVLTFMVTLVGIYNAFYLSIDAIPDVTNVQVSAVTASPGLSPLEVEQFITYPIEMEFTGLPNVTEIRSISRTGVSSVTVIFKDGTDIYFARQLVNERIKQAEAIIPPGYGRPELSPIATGLGDIYEFVLTSDRHSPEELRTYMDWELAREVKSVEGIIDVNIIGGQVRQYQVKIDPRRLAVHNLTLSQIYDKLESANQNTGGGYISKNAEQIVIRGESQYKSIADLKNTAVTTAGDGIPLLLGQIAEVEIGPALRFGLITKDSKGEVVGATAMMLMGQNSLEVVKRVKLKIETIKERLPPGMRIETFYDRSEFIGRTLSTIFTNLAEAAVLVVIVLIVALGTVKGALLVALAIPIPMLVATIFMNAFGIVGNLMSLGALDFGLLVDGTIVMLESILHGFILKKSFYDMQTKLEDRELAAEEIITDACVRVGRAATFSVAIIMLVYLPLMSLEGVEGRMFKPMAITVALALGAALLFSLTTFPAAASILFKNPVFHHSKYWDVITEKYKLLLDFGMARKKEFCYAGVGIVVFALLLGSTLGSEFLPRIDEGEIAIDIKRLPSTAINYSRDTNSDMEAVLKKFPEVISVVSKMGRGESAAEPIGTDEGESMVKLKPRKEWVTADNREELMSKMKDEILKFIPSSTISLSQPIENRVNALLSGSKADVVIKIYGDDLVKLKDIAGQFASKLKGVPGVADLRVQRVLGLPLVEIKVDRENMARYGVQAEEILATVEALRLGRQTGKVFEGFKRFDLVVRLKIDATDLEQVENIPVFTSSGSTVPLGQVADIKLVEGPAAIYRESLKRRIMVETNIRGRDLVGFVNEAQKVTEEIEKNLPPGYRTDWGGQFENFTRAKERLALVVPIALAIIFFMLMAAFGSIYYALGVFIVVPLAVSGGIIGLVFRGLPFSIPAGVGFIAVSGIAVLNGVVYASTLREELEKGASIADAVYLAGIHSLRPVMTTEVIAAVGFIPMAISTMAGAEVQRPLATVVIFGVIVATVFSRVLLPIVMEYLLNVYESQERRRSAKRELLEKRAFGNREQTFSHDNSEWISTHAEAQEILTEEEVEAEEDSKKKKSSKLKKGKKK
- a CDS encoding glycosyltransferase family 39 protein, with the protein product MNFEFVRVGSVRLILILSFVPILWFQYFEQRSHFFLLLAAVLPAFISYVWILVRDRDRRSLGFWIGIGLILRIAFLFSDPILSEDVYRFLWDGLLIQEGVSPFAFLPKEFPIDVFSPQARKLSVELLQSMNSPQFYSVYPPILQFFFFLSAKTMLVFGNVKAGILFWKTTLLLSEFGVVWILYKILIYYKIASEKILIYWLNPLVLAEITGNAHPESILVFFFAGTLYSFARWQNESRLRDLFFASAFFLCGILAKITPLILVPFLIFSIANGKRSDPRRQGFWISGTALAVCVALAWIGFSVFPELIQKQKTSGLGVFFQLFEFNGSVYYVLREFLRRIGENFYAAGKICGATTLVAISLFSFWKRKEEGLQNVFRTAESIYLIFLIFSTTVHPWYILPLVVCSIFSGNIYPIVWSCLIFVSYSAYSVFPYEDSFSWLCFEYGILFLFLHIDYKRGVSKKDESFARD